CCAGGTATGTATAATACTTACACTATTGTTTGTCACAGCAAAATTctgaagattttttaaaagctggaTCTCATCTGGGATGAAAGTCAGATTGTTGTGACTGAGGTCCAGAACCCGCAGCTTGTTGCAGAGAAACAGTTGCAGCGGCATCATCTCTATATTGTTATTATTGAGATAGAGCTGCTCTAGGTTGGCTAAAGCTCCGATCTGTAGTGGTATGTAGGCTATGGAGTTGTGCCACAGTTTCAAACAGGTCAGTTTGGGCAGATGCTGGAAACTAATAATTTCTTCAACAGTTTTAAAGTTATTTCCTCGGAAGTCAATCTCCCGCAGTTCTGTCAGACTGAAGATGGAATGTGGGATTCGCTCTAGGTCGCAGTTTATCAGTTCTAGGCTGGAGAGGTTGATCATCTTCTTAAGACTTATTAAGATTAAAAGTCTATTTCCTTCATTGTTAATGCTAAGTTTCTGAAGGCAAGGTAACATGTCTGTAACCACCGGAGGAACTCGCGGAATGCTGGTCTTCAAGTAGAGGGTTGTCAGGTTCTTCAAGTCCTGAAGGCCCTCGATGTGTGCGAAGCTGTAGTTGTCAATACATCCTGCTAAATACAATTCCTTCAAGTTCTTTAAGAGGAAAATCCAAGACGGAATCTTTTCCACTGAAGTAAACTTAAGATGTAGAGTTTCGAGGTTGTCAGCCAGATAGCTCAGCGCTTGTAGATCCACGGTGAGTGTCGAATGGTAAATGTGGAGTTCCTTAAGGTCGACCAACTGAGTGATCATCGGAGTGATCTTGGCATCGGGTATGAGTTCCAGTTTCATGACTTCGATCTCGGCGAGTTCAAAGACGTTGTCCGGCACCCCGCTCAGCATAAACAGGTGAAGCTCTATTTTGTCCTTGGAGTTTCGGACCAGTTTATTGCGCAGCATTTCTACGGTCCACTCGTTGTTGAGATTGATCTGTTTCAACCTGTTCTCGCTGACTTCGGACAAAAATATGGAGAACCGTTTGGCGTACAGCGGATCGTACTGGTCTGCTAAGTGAAGGATAAAAGCGAAGTCGTTCTGGACATCTGGGATGTCACTGTAGTGACTCTTTTCTCTGACGGCTTCGAAGGAATACTGCTTCAGAGAACTTCTCAACATCCACCAGAGGCTATAAAAACAAGCAAATCCGTACAAAAAAACAAGGAGAACGTAAAATGTGGCCAAAACCTTGAAAATTGCAGCAAGAGAATAAACACACTGGTATCTTTTGTAGCCCGTGAACGCTTCAATATCCACTTTACAGTCAATGTCGAATGTTATATGCATCAAAAAATAAGAGACGTAAGTAATGATCACCAGCAGGGCGATGACTTTGACCACAATCTGCTTCAGATACAGCCTATAGATGATGTCCTTCTGCTCCACGTGAAGACGGAACTTGCGGACTTTTTCAAACAACGCCTTGGCCTGTTCTCCTTCTTTCCTGTCCAGGACGCTGGAAGCATCATCTTCCACTGCCGTGGCCTCCACCCCGTGTTGTACCGACTGCTTCCTCGCATCCGTGTCTTCACAAGTCAACCGTCGCGATGGTTTGTTGGTCCAGTTTCTCATTGACTGTTCCGCAACGGTCTCGGACAAAGCTCGTGTCGTCCATGGGGAATCAAAACATTTATACAGAATGGCCACAAAGTGCTCCAACCTGGAACATGTGCTTGGGTAATGAAGCCAGAAATTGCTGCACACGGCAAATATTATAGTGTGAAGAAACACCAGATAGGGGAAAAACTTTGTAAACCAGTGAAGCTGCTTCTCGTAGCAAACAGCATCAATATAGGCGTATTGTTGGCGGTGCAATTCATTCTTGATTCCTCTTGAGGGGCTCATTTTTCCAAAGGGACTGGCTGAAACATTAATCTTTATAGTGAATTGATCCAGGGGATGCGCGCAGTGATCGCCTACTTCTGCCTTACAGGGAAGGCAGAGCATTCTGCTCTGTGTGATCTGCAGAGCGCCAGCCAAAAAGGCGATCATCAACATCACCATGGTGATATAATACCAAAACACGTCCCACCATGGCTTCAAAATGTGATAGGAGGTTTGGGCGTCTGCCAAAAATCGCAGTTCTGTTACAGTGATCATGACGTCAGTAGTGGCTGcagcaaagagaaaaaaataattatagatTAATGAAATTGTGTGCAAAAATgcagcagattaaaggggtactccggagggggaaaaaaaattaagggtttaactggttccagaaagttacaccgatttgtaaattacttctacataaaaatcttaatccttccagtacttatcagctgctgtatgctccagaggaggttgtgcaggtctttccagtctgaccagtgctctctgctgacacctctgtccatgtcaggaactgtccagagtaggagcaaatccccatagcaaacctatcctgctctggacagttcctgacatggacagaggtgtcagcagagagcactgtggtaagactggaaataactacacaacttcctctggagcatactcaTAAGCACTGGACGGGTTaagaattttaaaaataaaaagtaatttacaaatctgtataccgtatatactcgagtgtaagccgagtttttcagcacaattttccgtgccaaaaacgcccccctcgccttatactcgagtgaactctacgcctgccaatcccttctcagtggtcttcaacctgcggacctccagatgttgcaaaactacaactcccagcatgccagccattctccgtccgggcatgctgggagttgtagttgtgaaacatctggagctccgcaggttgcggccttcgtcatcatccagagccccctttaagttttctattcacctccccttcgtgggaaggaagggtgagctggtccgggccatctatgctgcagggaccgaccggtggggagggttagtcgttccggattgtccatcttcaccgggaggccctcttctccgctccgggccgtccacggactagtgacgatgacgcacagggacgtccgtgcgcagcagacgtacctgcgcatgaacgtccctgtgcgtcgttatCAAGGCCtttcttcccaccgaggggaggggagtagaaaactttaaagggggggggggtctggatgatgacgaagacccggcagtggtcttgaacctgcggacctccagatgtttcaaaactacaactctcagcatgcccggacagccgatggctgtacaggcatgctgggagttgtagttttacacgatctggaggtccgtaggttgaagaccactgaaagggattgacaggtggtgattatgaagtgggggggggggggggggaatgatgacaggggtctgggtgatgacagggtgatgatgatggggtagagatgagcgaacttacagtaaattcgattcgtcacgaacttctcggcttggcagttgattacttttcctgcataaattagttcagctttcaggtgctccggtgggctggaaaaggtggatacagtcctaggagactcttttctaggactgtatccaccttttccagcccaccggagcacctgaaagctgaactaatttacgcaggataagtcattaactgccgagccgagaagtttgtgacgaatcgaatttacggtaagttcgctcatctctaatgatgggggtgataatgacagggtgatgatgacaggggtgttaatgaagggggtctggatgatgacaggggggggggggatgatgacatgtatttcccaccctaggcttatagtcgagtcaataacttttcctgggtttttggggtgaaattaggggcttcggcttatattcaggtcggcttatactggagtatatacggtaactttctgccaccagttgatttgaaaacatttgttttcctccagagtaaaaaaaataaaataaaaaaaaaggcatttctaTTAGAACATTCTTCAAACCCTTTTATTTTATACACATTGTTATGTTGAAgactaaaattaaaaattaaaataaaaagtttttcccatCAATACCCTATAATGAGAAtatgaaaacagaattttagaaatttttgcaaATGAATTAAAGAGGATAAACTAAAATTtaacatggacataagtattcaaacCCTTTGCTATAACACGTgacatttagctctggctcctcccatttctcctgatcatctctgagatgtttctccaccttgattggagtcacaagTAGTAAATTCAACTGATTGgacaagacacagccctgtctatataagatctcacagctgataaTGTATATCAAAGCACACATCAAGCCATGAGaggaaaagaactgcctgtagagctcagacacagccctgtctatataagcatGCATAGAAGAGTAACGGAAGGCACTCACAGTTATGATGTTGTGTGGAACTTCTTTATTCGAGGTGCATAAACGCTTCAACGGCGGGACTCCAGGTCGGGTTAGACAAGTAGCATGCTACTTGTCTAAACCGACCTGGCGTTGCGCCGTTGAAGCTTTTATGCACCTCGAATAAAGAAGTTCCACACAACATCATAACCGTGTTTGGTGGGCGACAGCTCTAGGAAGAGGCCTGGTTGCTCTACCTCTTCCATGTAACAATTATGGAGGGCACTGATCTTTTGGGAacttacaggcagttctttcaccctcatggcttggtttttgttcTGATATgttttgtcagctgtgagatcttatatagacaggttaatttttaaacaacaacaaaaaacgtggtctcaaatggctggaggtgctcaattattataattgttacacatccacacaatttatctggtgtaggatgccattgtggcacttgtagtccgctgcaggcatcctccattgtatgcatttttatgctggggatcgcccctagcaacagactacaagggcaggatctgctcccccagtatatatgcacaaccgcatttggggttgagcacctccagccatttgagactgtttttttgttcttgtttaaaaatatatacgtggaggtgtgtaaactccatatgttaatgcgccttgaacattttccaggcagcattaaggttgcacctgtgaggccatgcacctatatcagccaacttgggtggggcttgtagcctctctccccccttccattgtatgtgtgcctagtcacgctggagggaactgggagcaggctgcatgtcggcctagtgctgctgtaattgcccactggcccctggtttttgcttattacgcacaggtaggttagcgttaggtcccgtgccatttgagaaaccttggcgttggtgtgcgggctctgctatgtccttcatataaggatatactggcgaatgtctcaattttaacatcagtgttgagggatagccaatgtcattgtatacatctaccacagtagtgacctaaatttctgtattgtatagaCAGGTTAATGGAACCGAGTAGTGAAAGTGATCGGCACTAACTGAATAGCGTAGACTTCATACATCACAGTCCAGGCTGTCAGCAGTGGAGCACAGGTGTATGCACAAAACCAGTTGTGCTCTCTCTCTGTAGTGGAGATACTCTTCTACGCATGCTGAAATTGTAACGGAAGGCACTAAGTAAAATGGGGGGGAGGTTCTTGGCAGACAATCCCCAAACTTTGGTGTGTAAACCTTATGACCTCattcccaagaagactggaggctgtaattgtAGCCAAATGTGGCTTTAAGtctgagtaaagggtatgaatacttatgtcactgcacgattttagtttttcctttttaataaattagcaaagatttgtaacattctGTAATCACTTTGTTACTATGAAATACTGAGGGTACAATGATAAGAAAATGATAATTCGATCCTTGTTTTGGAATACTACAAGAACTGCCCTCTGTGAATGATAAAGGGGTTTCAACACCCCCCAGTTTAATTTCTCCACAGATTAATTTTTTCATGGCAAATATAGGTAGCACTCTACGTAATTGGTGCAACAAAGCTGAAGAAAAGCCCTGATGACTGATAATGCGACTAACGCTAGGGCAGATCTgtgtcatatacagtcatggctgtaaatgtttgcacccctgaaattttctagaaaatgaagtatttctcacagaaaaggattgcagtaacacatgttttgctatacacatgtttattccctttgtgtgtattggaactaaaccaaaaaaggaggaaaaaaacaaattggacataatgtcaccaaactccaaaaatgggctggacacaattattggcccctttcaatattgtggaaaaataaggattgtttcaagcatgtgatgcccctttaaactcacctggggcaagtaacaggtgtgggcaataaaaaaaaatcacaccctaAAGCagttaaaaaggagagaagttcacttagtatttgcattgtgtgtctgtgtgtgccacactaagcatggacaacagaaagaggagaagagaactgtctgaggacttgagaaccaaaattgtggaacaatatctacaatctcaaggttacaagtccatctccagagatctagatttgcctttgtccacagtgaggaacattatcaagaagtttgcaacccatggcactgtagctaatctccctgggcgtggacggaagagaaaaattgatgaaagatgtcaacacaggatagtccggatggtggataagcagccccaaacaagttccaaagatattcaagctgtcctgcaggctcagggagcatcagtgtcagcgcaaactatctgtcaacatttaaatgaaataaaacgctatggaggagacccaggaggaccccactatggcaggagacccaggaggaccccactgctgacacagagacataaaaaagcaagactacattctgccaaaatgaacttgagtaaccaaaatccttctgggaaaacgtcttgtggacagaggagaccaagatagaactttttggtaaagcccatcattctactgtttaccgaaaacagaatgaggcctacaaagaaaagaacacagtacctacagtgaaatatggtggaggtcagtgatgttttgggttgttttgctgcctctggcactgggggccttgaatgtgtacaagacatcatgaaatctgaggattaccaatggattttgggtcgcactgtacagcccagtgtcagaaagctgggtttgtgtccgagatcttgggtcttccagcaggacaatgaccccaaacatacatcaaaaagcccccagaaatggatgacaacaaagtgctggagagttctgaagtgacagcaatgagtccagatctaaatcccattgatcccctgtggagagatcttataattactgttgggaaaaggcgccttccaataagagagacctggagcagtttgtaaaggaagagtggtccaacattccggctgagaggtgtaagaagcttattgatggttataggaagccactgatttcagttattttttccaaaggatgtgcaaccaaatattaagttaagggtgccaataattttgtccagcccatttttggagtttggtgacattatgtccaatttgcttttttcctcctttttggtttagttccaatacacacaaagggaataaacatgtgtatagcaaaacatgtgttactgcaatcctttcctgtgagaaatacttcattttctagaaaaatttcaggggtgccaacatttacgaccatgactgtatatttagTAAAGGACAATTTAGTAATTTTGGAtctaccataaattttttatcTTATGCCAGGCAAAGTGATGGAGGTCGGCAGCGAGGACCAGTGCCTACACATGTCAGGCTGCAGCGAGGACCAGTGCCTACACATGCCAGGCTGCAGCGAGGACCAGTGCCTACACATGCCAGGCTGCAGCGAGGACCAGTGCCTACACATGCCAGGCTGCAGCAAGGACCAGTGCCAACACATGCCAGGCTGCAGCGAGGACCAGTGCCTACACATGCCAGGCTGCAGCGAGGACCAGTGCCTACACATGCCAGGCTTCAGCGAGGACCAGTGCCTACACATGTCAGGCTGCAGCGAGGACCAGTGCCTACACATGCCAGGCTGCAGCGAGGACCAGTGCCTACACATGCCAGGCTGCAGCGAGGACCAGTGCCTACACATGCCAGGCTGCAGCGAGGACCAGTGCCTACACATGCCAGGCTGCAGCGAGGACCAGTGCCTACACATGCCAGGCTGCAGCGAGGACCAGTGCCTACACATGCCAGGCTGCAGCGAGGACCAGTGCCTACACATGCCAGGCTGCAGCGAGGACCAGTGCCTACACATGCCAGGCTGTTACACCACAAATACGCAGAGTAAATTACTGTATTAAGCGGCCTGACCTGGAAATTATTTCTAAACCATTTGCCTCCCATATATCTTACATCAATGTTATAGACAAAGCAGACTGGAAAATTCCTCAGTCAGGGGGTCTGCATCTTCTGCACAGTCTCATTCTCTTCATTTCTGGTTTCATTCTGGATCATAGCCCAACGCCATCGTAATCCTCCTGTAAGAAGGGAAATCCATTAATAAAGAGCAGAACTATATATAACCAAAACACAGACATACAGGACCATAACTATATACGCACATAGACATATGGGAacaactatatatacacacacagacataggaacataactatatacacacagacgtATAGGAACATACCcatgtatatacacagacatacaggacCATAACTatttacacacagacatataggaACATAATTTAAATACACAGATATAGGAACataactatacagtgacccctcgacctacgatggccccgacatatgataatttcaacatacgatggcctctcaggaggccattgcatgttgaaggctgcatcaacatacgatgcttatgttggggccatcgcataaacggctatcctgcagcgcagactg
The sequence above is a segment of the Hyla sarda isolate aHylSar1 chromosome 6, aHylSar1.hap1, whole genome shotgun sequence genome. Coding sequences within it:
- the LOC130275337 gene encoding protein PBMUCL2-like, with product MEVGSEDQCLHMSGCSEDQCLHMPGCSEDQCLHMPGCSEDQCLHMPGCSKDQCQHMPGCSEDQCLHMPGCSEDQCLHMPGFSEDQCLHMSGCSEDQCLHMPGCSEDQCLHMPGCSEDQCLHMPGCSEDQCLHMPGCSEDQCLHMPGCSEDQCLHMPGCSEDQCLHMPGCSEDQCLHMPGCYTTNTQSKLLY
- the LRRC8B gene encoding volume-regulated anion channel subunit LRRC8B, translated to MITVTELRFLADAQTSYHILKPWWDVFWYYITMVMLMIAFLAGALQITQSRMLCLPCKAEVGDHCAHPLDQFTIKINVSASPFGKMSPSRGIKNELHRQQYAYIDAVCYEKQLHWFTKFFPYLVFLHTIIFAVCSNFWLHYPSTCSRLEHFVAILYKCFDSPWTTRALSETVAEQSMRNWTNKPSRRLTCEDTDARKQSVQHGVEATAVEDDASSVLDRKEGEQAKALFEKVRKFRLHVEQKDIIYRLYLKQIVVKVIALLVIITYVSYFLMHITFDIDCKVDIEAFTGYKRYQCVYSLAAIFKVLATFYVLLVFLYGFACFYSLWWMLRSSLKQYSFEAVREKSHYSDIPDVQNDFAFILHLADQYDPLYAKRFSIFLSEVSENRLKQINLNNEWTVEMLRNKLVRNSKDKIELHLFMLSGVPDNVFELAEIEVMKLELIPDAKITPMITQLVDLKELHIYHSTLTVDLQALSYLADNLETLHLKFTSVEKIPSWIFLLKNLKELYLAGCIDNYSFAHIEGLQDLKNLTTLYLKTSIPRVPPVVTDMLPCLQKLSINNEGNRLLILISLKKMINLSSLELINCDLERIPHSIFSLTELREIDFRGNNFKTVEEIISFQHLPKLTCLKLWHNSIAYIPLQIGALANLEQLYLNNNNIEMMPLQLFLCNKLRVLDLSHNNLTFIPDEIQLLKNLQNFAVTNNSIETLPDGLFKCSKLQCLLLGRNSLTALSPLVGDLMNLIKIELYGNQIESLPPELESCQSLKTNCIVVESNVLHTLPSYAKDNHKSSHR